In one window of Terriglobales bacterium DNA:
- a CDS encoding DUF2911 domain-containing protein, whose product MRRFLASLFTFVLFSSILLAQQEDKSKRPSPPGTAEITIAGKKITINYSRPKIKDPKTGAVRKIYGGLVPYGEVWRTGANEATELITEADLSIGGVSVPKGTYTLFTIPGEKGWMLIINKQTGQWGRDYDVKQDLARVDMKTEPIEIPIEQFTISFMEKGKDGATLRLDWEKTRAWVEFTAK is encoded by the coding sequence TCTCCTCGATCCTTCTGGCCCAGCAGGAAGACAAGAGCAAGCGCCCCTCACCGCCGGGCACGGCCGAAATCACGATTGCGGGAAAGAAGATCACCATCAACTACAGCCGGCCGAAGATCAAGGACCCCAAGACCGGAGCCGTACGCAAGATCTACGGAGGCCTGGTTCCCTATGGCGAGGTGTGGCGTACCGGCGCGAACGAGGCCACGGAGCTGATCACGGAAGCCGACCTCTCCATCGGCGGCGTCTCCGTCCCCAAGGGCACGTACACGCTCTTCACCATCCCCGGCGAAAAGGGCTGGATGCTCATCATCAACAAGCAGACCGGCCAGTGGGGCAGAGACTACGACGTCAAGCAGGACCTGGCCCGCGTGGACATGAAGACCGAACCGATCGAGATTCCCATCGAGCAGTTCACCATCTCCTTCATGGAAAAAGGCAAGGATGGCGCCACGCTGCGCCTGGACTGGGAGAAGACGCGCGCGTGGGTAGAGTTCACGGCCAAGTAG